The Chroicocephalus ridibundus chromosome 8, bChrRid1.1, whole genome shotgun sequence genome includes the window GTCCAGCTCTGCTGTGGTGGGACAGGGGACAGTTGGGGAATGAACATATGAGTTCAGAAACATCCAGCCCCCAAAGTCCATCTCTGAGCTGCTGTGCTTCACCAGAGAAAGGCACTGGGGTCTCTCCTGGGAAGTGTGTGGGGGGGCAAAATCAAAAAATCTCACTGGTTTATTTGCCAagcgtagaatcatggaatgggttaggttggaagggaccttaaagcccacccagtgccaccccctgccctgggcagggacacctcccaccagaccaggttgctccaagccccatccaacctggccttgaacacctccagggatggggcagccacagcttctctgggcgacctgggccaggggctcaccaccctcacagcaaagaatttcttcctgatgtctcatctaaatctcccctcttccagtttgaagccattacccctcgtcctatcactgcacgctcttgtaaaaagtccctctccagctttcttgtaggcccccttcagcaTCTCTCCATGCTGTGAGCTCTACACAAGTAGAGCTTTCTGTGCCATGGGCTGTCTCCTCGCATGGCGGAGTGGGAGACGACTGTGTGCACCACTGTGGTCCCAGTGAGAGCATGGCCACGGTACTGGGCATGCAGGATGTTCCCCGTGTCTTTGTGATGGGCCTCTGGTGCTCAGTCAGCATCCAGAGGGCAGAGAGGGGAGTGCTGGTTGCCTTTTGGGGCATGAACCCCCATATGAAGTGGTGGCTCTTCGACTCTGTGACCTGGGCCAGTCTGACCAGCTCTCCTGAgacctctgtggggctggggggacctggggaccTTCCTCACGTGGGAGATCTCAACCTGTCCTGACCGCGTGCCCCTGCAGAGCTGGTCCTGGGGACTGAGGGGCTGTGCTTTTGTCTGGCTCTAGGTAGCCGCCCGCCTTCCGTCGAAGACGTGCTGCAGGACGGCAGCTGCGGCGAGCACAGGAGCCTGACACAGTCGGAGAGCGATCCTCCGGTAGACGTCTACCTGCCAGGTAATGGCTGCACTGTTGGGGTCGGAGGCACCATTGCTGCTGACCTGCTGCGTTTGCAGCCCCGGTTCGAGTCACTGAGGGTCCCGGGTGGGGGTTGTGGACCGTGTGCCTGACCATGGCAGCCTCCCTGGCTGGGGTGGCATGCTCCATCCtcgggatgggacagggatgcaTTTGCCTGGAGTGTGGGCTCCCGCTTCCTCCCAGTGGGCAGAGCGAGCTGTGGGCAAGGGGGGCTAACACAGAGGTAACTCACTCCctacttctctctcctcctccctcacccttttgtctctgtccttcctctcctttctcctctctgggCTGTGGACGCTCGATGGCACAGTTTATGTGACGGTGGCCTCCCATGCCTGCCCCCAAACCGCGCTTCTGCTTTCGGCTGAGGGAGGGGAACCATCTGGGCCGGCTTCTGGGAGACTGAGCCGgcgtggggggctgcgggcacccctCTGCCACGGGGCGGTGTTGCGGCAGGGAGGGCCACGGAGTGCCGTGCTTTGCTGGCCAGCGTGGCCATGGGACACTGCGCTGGCCTCGCCCCCGACTGTTGTCGTTGCAGAGTGTTTTCTTCCGTAGAGTCACAGTCTGTTCTGAGCACCTCTCTAatgtctccttccctctctgtctgccttcctccctcctgtctTGGGCAGCACTGGGTCCCGATTCCTGCTCTATTGGTATAGAGGAGTAAGCTGGTACGTCTTCTCGTTCTTCTTACGCGTCGCTGTTGTGTTGGGGCAGCAGGACCCCTCCCGGGAAGGCCAGGAGAGAGCGGGGATGGGGCTGATCCTAGCCATTGGGGTAGGGAAGGAGGGGGCAGCAAACCATCCAGCCTGCACTGCTGGCTCTGTCCTGGCTCCCTTCCCATTCCTGACACCAGCATCCCTGCACGGGTCCCTGCTGTCCCCGAGTGCCGGGACACACCACTCAGGGCAGCAgaaggctcagccctccccacCAGCTTCTGCTGGGCTCCTGGGTGAGGGTTCTGCTGCCTGGTGGGCACCATGAACATCTGGCTGGCTTCTACCGGTGGCAGATAGTGTGTCCCCTTTGTGTCCCACCCCTGGCTCTTGCTGAACCTGCATCTTAGCAGGGATGGAGCTTGTGGGCTCCTGTGGTCAGTccagggggctggtgggtgtCCTACTCTCCTTGGCCCATGTTTCCTGTGCCCAGGGCCCAGCACCTTGCCTAGGGCCGCTTAGTCTGACCCCAGCGGTTGGCATTTTTGTGGCTGAAACCCCCATTTCTCCTCAACTCAGGCTCATCCGACTTCACCAAGACGCTCCCCGGCCGTGGCACCggcagccccacgcagccccttCTCTTTGAGCAGACGCGTCTTCACCTGGAGGACGAGCAGAATCTCTCGTGAGCGGGGGACCCGCGCACCTCCCTGCCCGCCGGACCCCCAGACATAGTGTTTTTacgtgtgtggggggggggtgggatgggcgggctggggtttttggggttaaaaagcagcagatgaaGGACACTACCGTTGTATATTTTGTACACACTGAGCACAGCCCTTTGCTGTCACTGCCCCTGTATATAGCCTTGCTGCAGGGCtctctgggggcggggggggtgggggggggtggcgtGGGGGTCAGCCCCGGCCCACCCCGTTCGGGGTGGGCCGGGGCTgacccccacgcccccccccccatcccccccgccATGGATCCCGGCGCTGCCCACGCCGTGTGCCTTGTTCTGCTTCTGCGGCGGCTCCAGGGGCgagctcccctcccctcccctcttccccccctctttATGTTTGTAGGAATAAACCCGTGGAGCAGCCACCTGAGTCCGGCcttggcggggcggggcggggcaccGGGAACGGGGACCCCGTGTGCGGCGCTGcgtcccgcggggggggggggggcggggcctgggagCTTGGGGGGGCGGGGCGTGTGACCGAAGGGGCGGGGCTCTATTCCCTTGGGGCGGAGCCTGGGAGCGGAGGGGCGGGGCCGAATCCCTTGGGGGCGGGGTCTGAATCCGTTGTGGGCGTGGCCACGGCGCCGCTGGGCGGTCATCCAGCCCGCTCCCACCACCTTCCCGGCGTGCCCTTcggcttccctccttcccccccacccgccccgcaAGCTCTGCTCTCATTGGCGGCTCATTAGGCCGTTGCCTAATATGGCGAGCGACGCGGGCAGCAGCGTCCTCTCCGAttggccgcccgccccgccaggggcgggcgcggcgggagggGTCGGCGGTCGCCGCCGAGAGCCCATTGGCCCCGCGGCGCGCGGCGCGCCGCCACTGGCTGGCGCCGCCGCTTGCCCCGCctcctgcgccgccgccgccgccgcgcgtgCGCGCAGCGGTCtcgcggggcgggcggcgaggCGATGGCGGCCATGGGGGCGATGGCGGCCATGGGCGCGCtgccggcgggcgcgggggcgctgccgccgctgccgacgctgggggtgccgggggtgcccGAGCTGAAGCCGCTGACGCGGTACGAGGCGATGCGGCTGGGCCCGGGCTGGAGCCACTCGTGCCACGCCATGCTGTACGCCCCCAACCCGGGCATGCTCTTCGGCCGCATCCCGCTGCGCTACGCCGTGctggtgaggggcggggggggcgggcgggagggggtgAGACGGGGGCACCGGGACCGGGGCGGGAGCAGGGGGTGCGGGCGGGCCCTCGGGCTGCGGGGGAggcgggctgcgggcgggcgggcccgggcgggcggcgggcgggctgtGGCCGTTCGGTAGTTGCCGTGCAGGGCGGTAGCATCAGGCTTGGCCGAGGCGGCCCCCGCGGCTGTGCGGCCGGGGCGGCTCCGCCTGggctcccccccactccccggaGCTGTCGGAGACAGTGTCGGTGAACGGTCGTGGACGCGCTGGAGCTGGTAGGGCCGCGCCGGAGGCGGCCGGGAGGCTTCTCCCCCCCCGCGCTGCTCCGCCTAGCCCGGAggcctcccctctcccccccgccaccggggGCTCCGCCGTGCCCCATTAACACCATGCGCCTCTATTGCAGATGCAGATGCGATTTGACGGACTACTGGGCTTTCCCGGGGGGTTCGTGGATCGCCGTTACTGGTCCCTGGAGGACGGTCTGAATCGGGTGCTGGGCTTGGGTTTGGGCTGTGTGCGCCTGACGGAAGCTGACTATCTGTGCTCGCACCTGACAGAGGGGCCACATCGCGTGGTGGCACACTTCTACGCCAGGCAGCTGACCCTGGAGGAGCTGCATACCATCGAGATCAGCGCGGTGCATTCCCGAGACCACGGGCTGGAGGTGGGACATCCAGGGAGGGGGTGTGT containing:
- the NUDT16L1 gene encoding tudor-interacting repair regulator protein isoform X1 codes for the protein MAAMGAMAAMGALPAGAGALPPLPTLGVPGVPELKPLTRYEAMRLGPGWSHSCHAMLYAPNPGMLFGRIPLRYAVLMQMRFDGLLGFPGGFVDRRYWSLEDGLNRVLGLGLGCVRLTEADYLCSHLTEGPHRVVAHFYARQLTLEELHTIEISAVHSRDHGLEVMGMVRVPLYTQKDRMGGLPNFLANSFVGTAKFQLLFALKILNMVPEEKLAEAVAATQKPKKPAIDQAAGAMGNAPAAKQANELVASAKTGNELADRAENQAVAQAAAEAAEQAVAGLESQAVAEQLMAVPGAEAVEQPVGLGANAVAEQPVAEPME